Proteins encoded within one genomic window of Natator depressus isolate rNatDep1 chromosome 1, rNatDep2.hap1, whole genome shotgun sequence:
- the SLITRK6 gene encoding SLIT and NTRK-like protein 6, with amino-acid sequence MKLWIFMLCAVVVASDLLQSQPSLSSARGSCENLCSCEEKDDILIINCEERGIKMLSQINVPPSRPFHLNLLNNGLTMLHMNDFAGLLNAISLHVGFNNIADIEPGAFNGLSRLKQLHINHNSLEILKEDTFQGLENLEFLQADNNFITVIEASAFSKLNRLKVLILNDNAIEFLPPNIFRFVPLTHLDLRGNQLQTLPYVGFLEHIGRILDLQLEDNKWACNCDLLQLKIWLENMPPQSIIGDVVCNSPPVIKGSILRRLKKELLCPTHPINELEDPSGSLPWVVTTSISDSHLPAKVIPVLKAPTKEPGLVLHATKPATQLPGIYCPVPCHCTSHILSGVLIHCQERNIESLSDLGPPPPNPRKLILAGNIIQTLLKSDLMDYASLEMLHLGNNRIEILEEGSFMNLTRLQKLYLNGNHLTKLSQSLFLGLQHLEYLYLEYNAIKEVLPGTFNMMTKLKVLYLNNNLLQTLPPHVFSGVPLARLNLKTNQFTHLPVSTVLDELDLLVQIELEDNPWDCTCDSVGLQQWIQKLSKNIVMGDIFCKSPGHLAKKELKSLNTEVLCPGLINSQALPTHASFIVVTTSSTTTNTANTILRSLTDAVPLSVLILGLLIVFITIVFCAAGIVVLVLHRRRRHKKKQADEHMRDSSPVHLQYSMYGHKTTHHTTERPAPTLYEQRMISPMVQVYRSPSFSPKQTEQQEEGNEKDVNDSKHLCRSLLERENNSPLTGSNVKYKCTDQSAEFLTFQDASSLYRNILERERELQQLGITEYLRKNIVQLQPDMEVHYPGTHEELKLMETLMYSRPRRVLLEQTKNEYFELKANLHAEPDYLEVLEQQT; translated from the coding sequence ATGAAGCTCTGGATTTTTATGTTATGTGCAGTTGTGGTTGCCTCGGATTTACTCCAATCTCAGCCTTCTTTGTCTTCAGCGAGAGGATCTTGTGAGAATCTGTGTTCTTGTGAAGAAAAGGATGATATCTTGATTATAAACTGTGAAGAAAGAGGTATCAAAATGTTATCACAAATAAATGTCCCACCATCACGGCCTTTCCATCTTAACCTGCTGAACAATGGCTTGACCATGTTACATATGAATGATTTTGCTGGCCTCCTCAATGCTATCTCACTACATGTTGGATTTAATAATATTGCAGATATTGAGCCTGGAGCTTTTAATGGTCTCAGTCGTCTCAAGCAACTTCATATCAATCACAATTCTTTAGAAATACTTAAAGAGGATACTTTTCAGGGACTGGAAAATCTGGAGTTTCTTCAAGCAGACAACAATTTCATCACCGTGATTGAAGCAAGTGCCTTTAGCAAACTCAACAGACTTAAAGTTCTTATTTTAAATGACAATGCCATTGAGTTTCTCCCTCCTAATATATTTCGCTTTGTGCCATTGACCCACTTAGATCTTCGTGGAAACCAGTTACAGACTCTGCCATATGTAGGCTTTTTAGAGCATATTGGTCGAATACTGGACCTTCAGCTGGAAGACAACAAATGGGCCTGTAATTGTGACTTACTGCAGCTGAAGATATGGCTAGAAAACATGCCTCCCCAGTCTATAATAGGTGATGTTGTGTGCAACAGCCCTCCAGTTATCAAAGGGAGCATCCtaagaagattaaaaaaagaattgctCTGTCCCACTCACCCTATAAATGAACTTGAAGATCCTTCAGGGTCCTTGCCCTGGGTAGTAACCACATCTATAAGTGATAGTCACCTACCAGCGAAGGTGATCCCTGTCCTGAAAGCTCCTACCAAGGAACCAGGTTTAGTGCTTCATGCCACAAAGCCAGCTACTCAGCTTCCAGGAATATACTGTCCTGTACCCTGTCACTGCACCAGCCATATCCTGTCAGGAGTTCTAATTCACTGCCAGGAGCGAAATATCGAAAGCTTGTCTGATTTAGGTCCCCCTCCTCCAAATCCTAGAAAGCTTATTCTAGCTGGAAACATTATTCAAACATTGCTGAAATCAGATCTGATGGACTATGCTAGCCTGGAAATGCTTCACTTGGGAAACAATCGTATTGAAATCCTTGAAGAAGGATCATTTATGAATCTAACAAGATTGCAGAAGCTATATCTAAATGGCAATCATCTTACAAAGTTAAGTCAGAGTCTCTTCCTTGGTCTTCAGCACCTTGAGTATTTGTATCTTGAATACAATGCCATCAAGGAAGTTTTGCCAGGGACATTTAACATGATGACAAAACTTAAGGTGTTATATTTAAACAACAACCTTCTTCAAACTTTACCACCCCATGTTTTCTCAGGGGTGCCACTAGCCAGGCTAAACCTCAAAACAAACCAGTTTACCCATTTGCCTGTGAGCACTGTCTTGGATGAACTGGATTTGCTTGTACAAATTGAACTTGAGGACAACCCTTGGGACTGTACTTGTGATTCAGTTGGGCTGCAGCAGTGGATACAAAAGTTGAGTAAGAACATCGTGATGGGTGACATTTTCTGTAAATCCCCAGGGCACCTAGCAAAAAAAGAATTGAAATCTCTGAATACTGAAGTCTTATGCCCAGGACTAATAAATAGCCAAGCCCTACCAACCCATGCTAGCTTTATAGTTGTGACAACTTCTTCTACAACAACCAATACCGCGAACACTATTCTTCGATCACTTACAGATGCTGTCCCACTTTCTGTTTTAATCCTAGGGCTCCTAATTGTGTTTATTACGATTGTATTTTGTGCAGCAGGAATAGTTGTCCTTGTTCTGCATCGGCGGAGAAGACACAAAAAGAAACAGGCAGATGAACACATGAGGGACAGTAGCCCAGTTCATCTCCAGTACAGTATGTATGGTCACAAAACAACACACCATACAACTGAGCGTCCAGCACCAACTCTCTATGAGCAACGCATGATCAGCCCCATGGTTCAAGTTTATCGAAGTCCATCCTTCAGCCCCAAACAGACAGAACAacaggaggagggaaatgaaaAGGATGTGAATGATTCCAAACATCTCTGCAGAAGTCTTCTGGAAAGAGAGAACAATTCTCCTCTCACAGGTTCAAATGTCAAGTACAAATGTACAGACCAATCAGCTGAATTTCTGACCTTTCAGGATGCCAGCTCTTTATACAGAAACATtcttgagagagaaagagaactcCAGCAGCTAGGAATCACTGAGTATCTAAGGAAAAATATTGTCCAGCTCCAGCCCGACATGGAAGTACATTATCCTGGAACACATGAGGAGCTAAAGTTAATGGAGACACTAATGTACTCCAGACCAAGAAGGGTGTTGCTTGAGCAGACTAAAAATGAGTATTTTGAGCTCAAAGCTAACTTACATGCTGAGCCTGACTACCTGGAAGTCCTGGAACAGCAAACATAA